A single window of Mesoplodon densirostris isolate mMesDen1 chromosome 13, mMesDen1 primary haplotype, whole genome shotgun sequence DNA harbors:
- the LOC132500941 gene encoding growth hormone-inducible transmembrane protein-like: MPPRQELEFSMGKLAKNSRRQLWNNHWKKYFRLIRWKDGLLLQLVLELCATMAWECQCLMRLELLKKLALSALAVSRTSALMNFMMRGCWVTTGATFACMIEAGMLVRSPGPKHLAWLLHSSVMGAVVALLMILGGPLLVRAVWYMAGIVGGLSTMAMCVPSEKFLNKGAPLGVGLGVVFVSSLGSVFLPPTTVAGATLYSVAIYGGLVLFSTFLLYDTQKVIKHAEVVPVYGVKKYDPISLMLGIYMDILNIFMQVASILATGGNRKK, translated from the exons ATGCCACCAAGACAAGAATTAGAATTCAGCATGGGAAAACTAGCCAAGAACTCAAGGAGACAGCTTTGGAACAAtcattggaaaaaatattttagattgaTCAGATGGAAAGATGGTTTATTGCTGCAgttggtcttggagctttgtgctACTATGGCTTGGGAGTGCCAATGTCTAATGAGGTTGGAGCTATTGAAAAAGCT AGCTTTGTCTGCCCTGGCTGTGAGCAGAACTTCTGCTCTCATGAACTTCATGATGAGAGGCTGTTGGGTGACAACTGGTGCAACCTTTGCATGCATGATTGAAGCTGGAATGCTGGTAAGGAGCCCAGGCCCAAAGCATCTTGCTTGGTTACTACATTCTAGTGTGATGGGTGCAGTGGTGGCTCTTCTTATGATATTAGGGGGGCCTCTTCTTGTCAGAGCTGTATGGTACATGGCTGGCATTGTGGGAGGCCTCTCCACCATGGCCATGTGTGTGCCCAGTGAGAAGTTTTTGAACAAGGGAGCACCCCTGGGTGTAGGCCTGGGTGTCGTCTTTGTGTCCTCACTAGGATCTGTGTTTCTTCCACCTACCACTGTGGCTGGTGCCACTCTGTACTCAGTGGCAATTTATGGTGGATTAGTTCTTTTCAGCACATTTCTCCTGTATGATACACAGAAAGTAATCAAGCATGCAGAAGTAGTACCAGTGTATGGAGTTAAAAAATATGATCCTATCAGTTTGATGTTGGGAATCTACatggacattttaaatatatttatgcaaGTTGCCAGTATTCTAGCAACTGGAGGCAACAGAAAGAAGTGA